A single window of Leishmania major strain Friedlin complete genome, chromosome 10 DNA harbors:
- a CDS encoding putative eukaryotic translation initation factor 4 gamma, producing the protein MNKNYPGRITSAPLAQQARGLSLRPGAPASFLDRAQPGGAGTGIGAQQSHHNNNLPRAPRAKPPTQLQTPAPAPPLPKEEAEEERSGAAEVAPSEVSYPEDHIYDVEDFIKLRKCQAPVPSEVMEYARAMWKEMPENMDDMENNSLRDNLFREQNASTMSKVMTDRKINNEVLGILGKVTASNLEKMKKELTDLPIRQSTKEEIDEVIKVFFNKSTKPEDSCYTHLYVQLIAHLISSIGEREEAGRMIRNEVLRQCRSTFMNSGTEAVELEKRMATMSPEDAEMERIQFSGKQKANIQFLGLMFTSRLVRQKVVHAVLDSLLYGPGHRRHIPTDYSLIHFMELLQVCGPHLDTAFYEDPLPRYRETITELSNSHPQKRIQFLLQNFLETMSNNWVPLHGPGARRTEGGGNAAQGNANNSGSGTLLNNNGRGGNLPTMPLAPMPIQEAQPRIPDYEEFSKVMDDFFMSSSVDEIVSIMSSIPPEVVVVYCTKWLGRYINTYKYTAERTRLGELFETLMKKGALTTEQAQEALLQHVQKSAEEELFTDIPKYFVHWASLIKHGHSVFPYSLHTKVLNMLVDHHVGIEVIANMVRDVEADTKPEQLKDLKPQDRFRVLQALLRYTPPMFVHESDDDQQPKQTVLDLVGTIDPEVTYFNELCTSYDDDNFHASPALSDMQKQSPFLCASAFFTFVRYDVNFLCTQYKELLRKIFTARPADTLLVEVYLQWKCLGCSHRFFFAFIRKVLDVVNNRLDVLNKLSVQLRTTFKEDTLVSLMEEAIKERK; encoded by the coding sequence ATGAACAAGAACTACCCGGGCCGCATCACATCCGCcccgctggcgcagcaggcgcgggGGTTATCGTTGCGCCCCGGTGCGCCGGCTAGCTTTCTGGACCGTGCGCAGCCTGGAGGCGCGGGCACAGGCATCGGCGCCCAGCAGTCGCACCACAACAACAACCTGCCTCGCGCGCCGCGGGCCAAGCCACCTACCCAACTGCAGACCCCCGCCCCGGCACCCCCACTTCCGAaggaggaagcggaggaggagcgtaGCGGTGCCGCCGAGGTCGCGCCGTCCGAGGTGTCGTACCCGGAGGACCACATCTATGACGTGGAGGACTTCATCAAACTGCGCAAGTGTCAAGCGCCGGTGCCGAGCGAGGTAATGGAATACGCGCGTGCGATGTGGAAAGAGATGCCGGAGAACATGGACGACATGGAGAACAACTCCCTGCGCGACAACCTCTTCCGCGAGCAGAACGCGTCGACCATGTCGAAGGTGATGACAGACCGTAAGATCAACAACGAAGTACTGGGCATCCTCGGCAAGGTCACCGCATCGAACCTAGAGAAGATGAAGAAAGAACTAACAGACCTGCCCATTCGGCAGTCTACCAAGGAGGAGATCGACGAGGTAATCAAGGTCTTCTTCAACAAGTCAACGAAGCCGGAGGATAGCTGCTACACACACCTGTACGTGCAGCTCATCGCGCACCTCATCTCCTCCATCggcgagcgcgaggaggccgGTCGCATGATCCGCAATGAGGTGCTTCGTCAGTGCCGATCCACCTTCATGAACTCTGGGACagaggcggtggagctggagaagCGGATGGCCACCATGTCGCCAGAGGACGCTGAGATGGAGCGCATCCAGTTCTCGGGCAAGCAGAAGGCAAACATTCAGTTCCTGGGGTTGATGTTCACGAGCCGACTGGTCCGCCAGAAGGTTGTGCACGCCGTGCTGGACTCGCTGCTCTACGGCCCtggccatcgccgccacatTCCGACCGACTACAGCCTCATCCACTTCATGGAGCTTCTGCAGGTGTGCGGCCCTCACCTGGACACTGCTTTCTACGAGGACCCGCTCCCGCGCTACCGTGAGACGATCACTGAGCTGAGCAACTCGCACCCGCAGAAGCGTATCCAGTTCCTGCTGCAGAACTTCCTCGAGACTATGAGCAACAActgggtgccgctgcacggccccggcgcacgccgcaccgagggcggcggcaacgcggcGCAGGGCAATGCCAACAACAGCGGCTCGGGAACGCTGTTGAATAACaacggccgcggcggcaacctGCCCACGATGCCGCTGGCGCCCATGCCGATCCAGGAGGCGCAGCCACGGATTCCTGACTACGAGGAGTTCTCCAAGGTGATGGATGACTTCTTCATGAGCAGCTCTGTCGATGAGATCGTCTCCATCATGTCTTCGATCCCCCCTGAGGTGGTCGTGGTGTACTGCACCAAGTGGCTTGGTCGGTATATCAATACATACAAGTACACGGCAGAGCGCACCCGCCTCGGTGAGCTCTTCGAGACCTTGATGAAGAAGGGGGCTCTCACCACCgagcaggcgcaggaggcgctgctgcagcacgtgcaGAAGTCAGCTGAGGAGGAGCTATTCACGGACATCCCAAAGTACTTTGTGCACTGGGCGTCGCTGATCAAGCACGGCCACAGCGTCTTCCCATACTCGCTGCACACAAAGGTGCTCAACATGCTTGTAGATCATCACGTGGGCATAGAGGTGATTGCGAACATGGtgcgcgacgtggaggccGACACGAAGCcggagcagctgaaggacCTGAAGCCCCAAGACCGCTTCCGCGTCCTGCAAGCGCTTCTGCGCTACACCCCACCCATGTTCGTTCACGAGTCGGACGACGACCAGCAGCCGAAGCAGACCGTGCTGGACCTGGTCGGTACCATCGACCCAGAGGTGACGTACTTTAACGAACTGTGCACCTCGTACGATGACGACAACTTCCACGCGAGTCCGGCCCTGAGTGACATGCAGAAGCAGAGCCCGTTTCTGTGCGCCTCGGCCTTCTTTACGTTCGTTCGATACGACGTGAACTTCTTATGCACCCAGTacaaggagctgctgcgcaagatTTTCACCGCACGCCCGGCCGACACGCTGCTCGTGGAGGTGTACCTCCAGTGGAAGTGTCTGGGGTGCTCGCACCGCTTCTTTTTTGCCTTCATTCGAAAAGTGTTAGATGTTGTGAATAACC